A single Carassius carassius chromosome 3, fCarCar2.1, whole genome shotgun sequence DNA region contains:
- the kcna4 gene encoding potassium voltage-gated channel subfamily A member 1 produces the protein MEFAMVGADSGGCNPHLPYGYAQARVRERERERQSRAAAVAEAGTVGEGGGSSGHPHNHPHQSRTASSTNTNNSSAGTASRPSSSSSSQQSQQQQQQQQHHEPLQQLLRERKKQRSVARWRRNRAALGGDLRQSELALLGSEEDIMIEEEEEEAEGEEEEEDRGSKRSTFIYNMDYEEETVSLTDRRPQSGYENVYNEYGCCERVVINVSGLKFETQLKTLAQFPDTLLGDPEKRIRYFDPLRNEYFFDRNRPSFDAILYFYQSGGRLKRPVNVPFDIFSEEVKFYELGEEAMLKFREDEGFVKEEEKPLPEDEFKRQIWLLFEYPESSSPARGIAVVSVLVIVISIVIFCLETLPEFRDDKEFLSPGKNSTQADNGFTPFNDPFFIVETVCIIWFSFEIIVRFFASPSKTAFFKNAMNSIDIVSILPYFITLGTDLAQQQGNGQHAMSFAILRIIRLVRVFRIFKLSRHSKGLQILGHTLRASMRELALLIFFLVIGVILFSSAVYFAEADEPSSQFTSIPDAFWWAVVTMTTVGYGDMKPITVGGKIVGSLCAIAGVLTIALPVPVIVSNFNYFYHRETDNEDQAPVVEQPPPGCPYFPDFLRKCKGSPSGSSLGDKAAEYMEMEEGVTESLCGADTQSPSRGNGTDLGGKNSSQSRTLQTDV, from the coding sequence ATGGAGTTTGCTATGGTCGGCGCGGACAGCGGGGGCTGCAACCCCCACCTGCCCTATGGATATGCCCAGGCACGCgtcagggagagagagcgcgagcgGCAGTCTCGCGCAGCGGCGGTAGCCGAAGCCGGAACGGTCGGAGAGGGAGGTGGGTCCAGCGGCCATCCCCACAACCATCCGCATCAGAGTCGCACCGCCTCTTCAACGAATACCAACAACAGTAGCGCCGGGACCGCCTCGcgcccctcctcctcctcctcctcccaacAGTCgcaacagcaacagcagcagcagcaacaccACGAGCCGCTACAGCAACTTCTCCGAGAGCGAAAAAAGCAACGAAGCGTCGCGCGCTGGAGACGGAACCGCGCGGCACTCGGCGGGGATCTACGCCAGTCAGAGTTGGCGCTCCTAGGATCCGAGGAGGACATCATgatcgaggaggaggaggaggaggcggagggcgaggaggaagaggaggacagGGGAAGCAAGAGATCGACTTTTATCTATAACATGGATTATGAAGAGGAGACGGTTTCGTTAACGGACAGGCGTCCTCAGTCCGGCTACGAAAATGTTTACAACGAATATGGCTGCTGCGAGAGAGTTGTCATCAACGTGTCGGGCTTGAAGTTTGAGACTCAGCTGAAGACACTCGCGCAGTTCCCAGACACGCTCCTGGGCGACCCTGAAAAGCGAATCAGGTACTTCGACCCTCTGCGTAACGAATACTTCTTCGACAGGAATCGACCAAGCTTTGATGCCATTCTGTACTTCTATCAGTCCGGGGGGCGCTTGAAGAGACCCGTCAACGTGCCATTTGACATCTTTTCCGAGGAGGTCAAGTTCTATGAACTCGGGGAAGAGGCGATGCTCAAGTTTCGCGAGGATGAGGGCTTCGTGAAGGAGGAGGAGAAGCCGCTGCCCGAGGACGAGTTCAAACGCCAGATCTGGCTGCTCTTCGAGTATCCGGAGAGTTCAAGTCCAGCCAGAGGGATCGCGGTCGTGTCAGTGCTGGTCATCGTCATATCCATCGTCATCTTTTGTTTGGAGACATTGCCAGAATTCAGGGACGACAAAGAATTCCTCAGCCCAGGTAAAAACTCCACGCAGGCGGACAATGGATTTACGCCGTTCAACGACCCATTTTTCATCGTTGAGACGGTGTGCATCATTTGGTTCTCGTTTGAGATCATTGTGCGCTTCTTCGCGAGCCCCAGTAAAACAGCTTTCTTTAAAAACGCGATGAACTCCATAGATATCGTCTCTATTTTGCCTTACTTCATTACTCTCGGCACAGACCTCGCACAGCAGCAAGGCAACGGGCAACATGCGATGAGTTTCGCGATCCTGAGGATAATACGACTCGTTCGCGTGTTCAGGATCTTCAAACTGTCTCGGCACTCGAAAGGTCTCCAGATCCTGGGGCACACTTTGCGCGCGAGCATGCGAGAGCTGGCGCTGCTCATCTTCTTCCTCGTCATCGGCGTCATCCTGTTCTCCAGCGCGGTGTACTTCGCAGAGGCGGACGAGCCCTCGTCTCAGTTCACCAGCATCCCTGACGCGTTCTGGTGGGCCGTAGTGACCATGACCACGGTGGGCTACGGGGACATGAAGCCCATCACGGTCGGGGGCAAAATCGTGGGCTCGTTGTGCGCCATCGCTGGTGTCCTGACCATTGCGCTTCCAGTCCCTGTCATCGTGTCCAACTTCAACTATTTCTACCACCGGGAGACTGATAACGAGGACCAGGCGCCCGTTGTGGAACAGCCCCCGCCGGGCTGCCCGTACTTTCCGGATTTCCTGAGAAAATGCAAAGGTTCCCCATCGGGGTCGTCTTTGGGTGACAAGGCGGCAGAGTACATGGAGATGGAGGAGGGCGTGACAGAATCTCTGTGCGGGGCAGACACACAAAGCCCGAGTAGAGGGAACGGTACTGACTTAGGCGGAAAAAACAGTTCACAATCACGAACCCTACAGACAGATGTATGA
- the LOC132114423 gene encoding gonadotropin subunit beta-1: MRMRFVVMVIVLPALMMAGSECRSSCRLTNISITVESEECGSCITIDTTACAGLCKTQESVYRSPLMLSYQNTCNFREWTYETYEFKGCPARADSVFTYPVALSCECSKCNSDITDCGVLSQQTLGCNAH; encoded by the exons ATGAGGATGCGCTTCGTTGTTATGGTGATTGTGTTGCCGGCGCTGATGATGGCAGGATCGGAATGCAGGTCCAGCTGTCGGCTCACCAATATCTCCATTACCGTGGAAAGTGAGGAATGTGGCAGCTGCATCACAATTGACACCACTGCCTGTGCCGGGCTTTGCAAAACACAG gaAAGTGTTTACCGTAGCCCACTGATGCTGTCTTACCAGAACACCTGTAACTTCAGAGAATGGACGTACGAGACCTATGAGTTCAAAGGCTGCCCTGCCAGGGCTGACTCCGTTTTCACTTACCCAGTGGCCCTCAGCTGCGAATGCAGCAAGTGTAACTCtgacatcacagactgtggagtCCTCAGCCAGCAGACACTCGGCTGCAATGCACATTAG
- the spi1b gene encoding transcription factor PU.1b isoform X1 has product MLHPYRMEGYIIPPKEESRERVTWTGWMSQTPSVQKDYWAVLTKDQQTEEMFEAEMYRPPMEYQYIIDDSQNDHAWDYNTHHVHPVDFENLPESHFTELQSVQPLHASNVHRFPDVESGHFIDPGLTGHHLTLPPPQMTYLPRPSLCYPHSVQPSPLQRSSDDDDPGSRSPPLEVSDEECMRDHITSTTGGEHGNKKKIRLYQFLLDLLRNGDMKDSIWWVDREKGTFQFSSKHKEALAHRWGVQKGNRKKMTYQKMARALRNYGKTGEVRKIKKKLTYQFSGEVLGKSHTERKIYM; this is encoded by the exons ATGCTGCATCCGTACAGAATGGAGGGGTACATCATCCCACCC AAAGAAGAGAGTAGAGAGAGAGTAACCTGGACTGGCTGGATGTCACAGACACCGTCTGTACAAAAAGATTACTGGGCAGTTTTAACCAAAGAT CAGCAAACAGAGGAAATGTTTGAAGCAGAGATGTATCGACCACCAATGGAGTATCAGTACATCATTGATGACAGTCAGAATG ATCACGCTTGGGATTATAATACACATCATGTCCATCCAGTGGATTTCGAGAACCTGCCAGAGAGCCACTTCACAGAGCTACAGAGCGTACAGCCACTACATGCATCGAATGTGCATCGCTTCCCAGACGTTGAGTCGGGCCATTTTATCGATCCAGGCCTGACTGGGCATCACCTCACTCTGCCCCCTCCACAG ATGACATATTTGCCACGGCCATCTTTGTGTTACCCTCACAGCGTACAGCCGTCTCCTCTCCAGCGCAGCTCAGATGACGATGACCCCGGCAGTCGCAGTCCTCCATTAGAGGTGTCTGATGAGGAGTGTATGAGAGACCACATCACATCAACAACAGGAGGAGAGCACG GTAACAAGAAGAAAATTCGCTTGTATCAGTTCCTGCTGGACCTTCTGCGAAATGGTGACATGAAGGACAGCATCTGGTGGGTTGACCGAGAAAAAGGAACATTCCAGTTCTCTTCCAAGCACAAAGAGGCTTTAGCACACCGCTGGGGCGTACAGAAGGGAAACCGCAAGAAGATGACCTACCAGAAGATGGCAAGGGCACTGAGAAACTATGGCAAGACGGGAGAAGTCAGGAAGATCAAGAAAAAACTCACCTACCAGTTCAGTGGAGAGGTACTTGGGAAGAGCCACACAGAAAGGAAGATTTACATGTAA
- the si:ch73-314g15.3 gene encoding uncharacterized protein HI_0077 has product MDHFEKDLVDALKDIVEAGNWQCVGDKSKFTSPCTKFYSDDGEHIVLVHTKDDKFWAMDSSCPHEGGPLEQGDIEDLGNGKLALICPWHYFDFSLETGSSSTGLQNQVYDVRLLDGKVYINTQSTLSICPIPVTKITHQDTLPVEITSSENTLCMWATKILHTADPREKVSLTKIVQENWDSGKIRKTGEASPPAQPNRKDNLTVVEPGKIKRGKGGTLASRIALLHSLANIEQWAIDLSWDVIARFSTFRLSNGEPLPRQFFDDFVKVAGDEAKHYQLLEQRIMELGSFFGALPVHNGLWQSATDTSHDLLARLAIVHMVHEARGLDVHPQTLSRFAAQGDTSSVKVLEVIYADEITHVAAGLRWFTYICSKEGRDSLKMFHELVKLHFKGFLKPPFNTEGRRTAGMTEEWYVPLVKPSSSLQKTS; this is encoded by the exons ATGGATCACTTCGAGAAGGATTTAGTTGATGCGCTGAAAGACATTGTCGAGGCGGGGAACTGGCAGTGTGTGGGAGACAAATCTAAATTTACGTCACCATGCACGAA gttttactCTGATGATGGAGAGCATATAGTCCTGGTGCATACAAAGGATGATAAGTTCTGGGCTATGGATTCATCTTGCCCACATGAAG GGGGCCCACTTGAGCAGGGTGATATTGAGGATCTGGGCAATGGGAAACTGGCACTGATTTGCCCATGGCATTACTTTGATTTCAGCCTTGAAACTGGTTCCTCTTCCACTGGACTGCAG AACCAAGTGTATGATGTCCGTCTATTGGATGGAAAAGTGTATATAAATACCCAGAGCACACTGTCCATTTGTCCCATCCCAGTGACAAAAATAACCCATCAAG ATACTTTGCCTGTGGAAATAACTTCCTCAGAAAACACACTTTGCATGTGGGCCACCAAAATCCTTCACACAGCAGACCCACGGGAAAAG GTTTCATTGACCAAGATAGTGCAAGAGAACTGGGACAGCGGGAAAATAAGAAAAACTGGGGAGGCCAGCCCTCCCGCGCAGCCCAACAGAAAAGACAATCTGACTGTTGTGGAGCCTGGAAAAATTAAACGGGGCAAGGGTGGCACACTG GCGAGTAGGATTGCTTTACTGCACTCTCTTGCTAATATAGAGCAATGGGCCATAGACCTGTCCTGGGATGTGATAGCAAGATTCTCCACATTTAGATTGAGCAATGGTGAGCCATTACCTCGCCAGTTCTTTGATGATTTTGTCAAAGTAGCAGGAGATGAAGCCAAG CATTATCAGTTACTAGAGCAAAGGATTATGGAGCTCGGCAGCTTCTTTGGTGCTTTACCAGTGCACAACG gTTTGTGGCAATCTGCAACAGATACGTCTCATGACCTTTTGGCGAGGCTAGCTATAGTGCACATGGTCCACGAGGCCAG AGGTTTAGATGTGCATCCCCAGACTCTGTCCCGCTTCGCTGCTCAGGGAGACACGAGCTCAGTGAAGGTGCTGGAGGTCATTTATGCAGATGAGATCACACATGTGGCTGCAGGGCTGAGATGGTTCACATACATCTGCTCAAAAGAAGGACGG GATTCCTTAAAAATGTTCCATGAATTGGTGAAGTTGCATTTCAAAGGGTTTTTGAAGCCTCCATTCAACACCGAGGGAAGGAGGACAGCAGGGATGACAGAAGAG TGGTATGTTCCTCTTGTCAAGCCCTCCAGCAGCTTACAGAAGACCTCCTGA
- the spi1b gene encoding transcription factor PU.1b isoform X3 — protein sequence MLHPYRMEGYIIPPQQTEEMFEAEMYRPPMEYQYIIDDSQNDHAWDYNTHHVHPVDFENLPESHFTELQSVQPLHASNVHRFPDVESGHFIDPGLTGHHLTLPPPQMTYLPRPSLCYPHSVQPSPLQRSSDDDDPGSRSPPLEVSDEECMRDHITSTTGGEHGNKKKIRLYQFLLDLLRNGDMKDSIWWVDREKGTFQFSSKHKEALAHRWGVQKGNRKKMTYQKMARALRNYGKTGEVRKIKKKLTYQFSGEVLGKSHTERKIYM from the exons ATGCTGCATCCGTACAGAATGGAGGGGTACATCATCCCACCC CAGCAAACAGAGGAAATGTTTGAAGCAGAGATGTATCGACCACCAATGGAGTATCAGTACATCATTGATGACAGTCAGAATG ATCACGCTTGGGATTATAATACACATCATGTCCATCCAGTGGATTTCGAGAACCTGCCAGAGAGCCACTTCACAGAGCTACAGAGCGTACAGCCACTACATGCATCGAATGTGCATCGCTTCCCAGACGTTGAGTCGGGCCATTTTATCGATCCAGGCCTGACTGGGCATCACCTCACTCTGCCCCCTCCACAG ATGACATATTTGCCACGGCCATCTTTGTGTTACCCTCACAGCGTACAGCCGTCTCCTCTCCAGCGCAGCTCAGATGACGATGACCCCGGCAGTCGCAGTCCTCCATTAGAGGTGTCTGATGAGGAGTGTATGAGAGACCACATCACATCAACAACAGGAGGAGAGCACG GTAACAAGAAGAAAATTCGCTTGTATCAGTTCCTGCTGGACCTTCTGCGAAATGGTGACATGAAGGACAGCATCTGGTGGGTTGACCGAGAAAAAGGAACATTCCAGTTCTCTTCCAAGCACAAAGAGGCTTTAGCACACCGCTGGGGCGTACAGAAGGGAAACCGCAAGAAGATGACCTACCAGAAGATGGCAAGGGCACTGAGAAACTATGGCAAGACGGGAGAAGTCAGGAAGATCAAGAAAAAACTCACCTACCAGTTCAGTGGAGAGGTACTTGGGAAGAGCCACACAGAAAGGAAGATTTACATGTAA
- the LOC132121142 gene encoding ARL14 effector protein-like, giving the protein MPISCSAIDCSNRFAKGSEIRFYRFPISKPQLAEQWVRNLGRKNFVPTQNSCLCSEHFQPDCFRDYNGKLFLREDAVPTIFASSGGDGTKIELRKNRGGLVAKDANDASRFGSLSDKDRSKLFSKDRRQPIRDSSMKSRGVNDRRRAGKVSLGDRQTMSLKSKVYDSKGLLISCGRDLCDCLDVDCMGCFYPCPECGSRKCGVECRCDRKWLYEQVEVEGGEIIRNKFAN; this is encoded by the exons ATGCCGATCTCTTGCTCAGCTATTGATTGCTCAAACCGGTTTGCCAAAGGGTCAGAGATCAGATTCTACAG GTTTCCAATCAGCAAGCCTCAGCTAGCCGAGCAATGGGTACGGAACCTTGGGAGAAAGAACTTCGTTCCCACTCAGAACTCCTGTTTGTGCTCGGAGCATTTCCAGCCCGACTGCTTCCGTGACTATAATGGAAAACTGTTTCTCAGAGAGGATGCTGTGCCAACTATTTTCGCAAGCTCTGGAGGAGATGGCACAAAG ATTGAGTTACGGAAAAACAGAGGAGGTTTAGTGGCAAAGGATGCAAATGATGCCAGTCGGTTTGGTTCACTTTCTGATAAAGACCGATCCAAACTATTCTCAAAAGACCGAAGACAGCCTATAAGAGACTCTAGCATGAAG aGCAGAGGTGTGAATGACCGGAGACGTGCAGGGAAGGTCTCTCTAGGTGACAG ACAGACCATGTCTCTCAAGAGTAAAGTGTATGACAGCAAAGGTCTATTGATCTCATGTGGAAGGGATCTCTGCGACTGTCTGGATGTGGACTGCATGGGTTGCTTTTACCCCTGTCCCGAGTGCGGATCGCGGAAGTGCGGAGTGGAGTGCCGATGTGACCGGAAATGGTTGTATGAGCAGGTGGAGGTAGAGGGAGGAGAGATCATTCGCAACAAGTTTGCAAATTAG
- the spi1b gene encoding transcription factor PU.1b isoform X2, protein MLHPYRMEGYIIPPKEESRERVTWTGWMSQTPSVQKDYWAVLTKDQTEEMFEAEMYRPPMEYQYIIDDSQNDHAWDYNTHHVHPVDFENLPESHFTELQSVQPLHASNVHRFPDVESGHFIDPGLTGHHLTLPPPQMTYLPRPSLCYPHSVQPSPLQRSSDDDDPGSRSPPLEVSDEECMRDHITSTTGGEHGNKKKIRLYQFLLDLLRNGDMKDSIWWVDREKGTFQFSSKHKEALAHRWGVQKGNRKKMTYQKMARALRNYGKTGEVRKIKKKLTYQFSGEVLGKSHTERKIYM, encoded by the exons ATGCTGCATCCGTACAGAATGGAGGGGTACATCATCCCACCC AAAGAAGAGAGTAGAGAGAGAGTAACCTGGACTGGCTGGATGTCACAGACACCGTCTGTACAAAAAGATTACTGGGCAGTTTTAACCAAAGAT CAAACAGAGGAAATGTTTGAAGCAGAGATGTATCGACCACCAATGGAGTATCAGTACATCATTGATGACAGTCAGAATG ATCACGCTTGGGATTATAATACACATCATGTCCATCCAGTGGATTTCGAGAACCTGCCAGAGAGCCACTTCACAGAGCTACAGAGCGTACAGCCACTACATGCATCGAATGTGCATCGCTTCCCAGACGTTGAGTCGGGCCATTTTATCGATCCAGGCCTGACTGGGCATCACCTCACTCTGCCCCCTCCACAG ATGACATATTTGCCACGGCCATCTTTGTGTTACCCTCACAGCGTACAGCCGTCTCCTCTCCAGCGCAGCTCAGATGACGATGACCCCGGCAGTCGCAGTCCTCCATTAGAGGTGTCTGATGAGGAGTGTATGAGAGACCACATCACATCAACAACAGGAGGAGAGCACG GTAACAAGAAGAAAATTCGCTTGTATCAGTTCCTGCTGGACCTTCTGCGAAATGGTGACATGAAGGACAGCATCTGGTGGGTTGACCGAGAAAAAGGAACATTCCAGTTCTCTTCCAAGCACAAAGAGGCTTTAGCACACCGCTGGGGCGTACAGAAGGGAAACCGCAAGAAGATGACCTACCAGAAGATGGCAAGGGCACTGAGAAACTATGGCAAGACGGGAGAAGTCAGGAAGATCAAGAAAAAACTCACCTACCAGTTCAGTGGAGAGGTACTTGGGAAGAGCCACACAGAAAGGAAGATTTACATGTAA
- the spi1b gene encoding transcription factor PU.1b isoform X4 encodes MLHPYRMEGYIIPPQTEEMFEAEMYRPPMEYQYIIDDSQNDHAWDYNTHHVHPVDFENLPESHFTELQSVQPLHASNVHRFPDVESGHFIDPGLTGHHLTLPPPQMTYLPRPSLCYPHSVQPSPLQRSSDDDDPGSRSPPLEVSDEECMRDHITSTTGGEHGNKKKIRLYQFLLDLLRNGDMKDSIWWVDREKGTFQFSSKHKEALAHRWGVQKGNRKKMTYQKMARALRNYGKTGEVRKIKKKLTYQFSGEVLGKSHTERKIYM; translated from the exons ATGCTGCATCCGTACAGAATGGAGGGGTACATCATCCCACCC CAAACAGAGGAAATGTTTGAAGCAGAGATGTATCGACCACCAATGGAGTATCAGTACATCATTGATGACAGTCAGAATG ATCACGCTTGGGATTATAATACACATCATGTCCATCCAGTGGATTTCGAGAACCTGCCAGAGAGCCACTTCACAGAGCTACAGAGCGTACAGCCACTACATGCATCGAATGTGCATCGCTTCCCAGACGTTGAGTCGGGCCATTTTATCGATCCAGGCCTGACTGGGCATCACCTCACTCTGCCCCCTCCACAG ATGACATATTTGCCACGGCCATCTTTGTGTTACCCTCACAGCGTACAGCCGTCTCCTCTCCAGCGCAGCTCAGATGACGATGACCCCGGCAGTCGCAGTCCTCCATTAGAGGTGTCTGATGAGGAGTGTATGAGAGACCACATCACATCAACAACAGGAGGAGAGCACG GTAACAAGAAGAAAATTCGCTTGTATCAGTTCCTGCTGGACCTTCTGCGAAATGGTGACATGAAGGACAGCATCTGGTGGGTTGACCGAGAAAAAGGAACATTCCAGTTCTCTTCCAAGCACAAAGAGGCTTTAGCACACCGCTGGGGCGTACAGAAGGGAAACCGCAAGAAGATGACCTACCAGAAGATGGCAAGGGCACTGAGAAACTATGGCAAGACGGGAGAAGTCAGGAAGATCAAGAAAAAACTCACCTACCAGTTCAGTGGAGAGGTACTTGGGAAGAGCCACACAGAAAGGAAGATTTACATGTAA